The Deltaproteobacteria bacterium genome has a window encoding:
- the genX gene encoding EF-P lysine aminoacylase GenX: MADRVSRQAQIRGNLKIRAALYRAVRIFFEQEGFLEVEVPCRVPCPLPEANVDAVESGEWFLQASPESCMKRLLAAGYPRIFTIHRAFRKGERGGRHLPEFSLLEWYRAEAGYTALMDDCERLVAFIAKSLGAENSLVYGDFRVDLKRPWPRLSVSDAFARYAQKSAGQAVTDGSFDYDMAFAVEPALDPSRPVFLCDYPKEKASLARISTNNTLVAERFELYAAGLEIANGFSELNDAEEQRRRFADEEKDRRAAGKPPYPAPEKFLEDLSRMPPAAGIALGLDRLVMLFADAREIDEVTAFTPEEL, from the coding sequence ATGGCTGATCGCGTTTCAAGGCAGGCGCAAATTCGCGGAAATCTCAAAATCCGGGCAGCCCTTTACAGGGCTGTCCGGATTTTTTTTGAGCAGGAGGGTTTTTTGGAGGTGGAGGTGCCATGCCGGGTTCCGTGTCCGCTTCCCGAAGCCAACGTGGACGCGGTTGAAAGCGGGGAGTGGTTTCTCCAGGCCTCGCCGGAATCGTGCATGAAGCGTCTTCTTGCCGCCGGTTATCCCAGAATTTTCACCATCCACAGGGCCTTTCGGAAAGGCGAAAGGGGAGGCCGCCATTTGCCGGAATTTTCGCTTCTCGAATGGTACCGGGCCGAAGCCGGTTACACCGCGCTCATGGACGATTGCGAAAGGCTTGTTGCCTTTATTGCAAAAAGCCTTGGTGCGGAAAACAGCCTTGTTTACGGTGACTTTCGGGTTGATCTGAAACGCCCCTGGCCGCGCCTCTCGGTTTCGGACGCTTTTGCGCGTTACGCGCAAAAAAGCGCGGGGCAGGCGGTAACGGATGGCTCCTTCGATTACGACATGGCCTTTGCCGTGGAACCGGCCCTGGACCCGTCACGCCCGGTTTTCCTCTGCGATTACCCTAAGGAAAAGGCGTCCCTGGCACGGATATCGACCAATAACACGCTTGTGGCCGAGCGCTTCGAGCTTTACGCGGCGGGCCTTGAAATCGCCAACGGCTTTTCAGAGTTGAACGACGCAGAAGAGCAGCGAAGGCGTTTTGCGGATGAGGAAAAGGATCGCAGGGCCGCCGGAAAGCCGCCTTATCCCGCCCCGGAAAAATTCCTGGAAGACCTTTCCCGTATGCCGCCCGCAGCGGGCATAGCCCTGGGCCTTGACCGGCTGGTGATGCTTTTTGCGGATGCCCGGGAGATAGATGAAGTGACGGCCTTTACTCCCGAAGAACTGTAA
- the efp gene encoding elongation factor P has protein sequence MINAGELRKNIKIMVENEPYVMVDVQFVKPGKGVAFYKCKMRNFLTGTLLERTYRSGDVFEPAEMSERTMQYSYLQDNEYYFMDTQTYEQVMLTADQVGDAKDFIIDNLEMDILFFQDRAIGITLPNFVDLNVVKADPWAKGDSVAGDSKPVTMGTGLVIQVPPFIEEGDKITVDTRTRAYVTRAKK, from the coding sequence ATGATCAACGCAGGCGAGCTTAGAAAGAACATCAAGATCATGGTTGAAAACGAGCCGTACGTCATGGTGGACGTGCAGTTCGTCAAGCCCGGCAAGGGAGTGGCCTTTTACAAGTGCAAGATGCGCAACTTCCTGACCGGTACGCTTCTTGAGCGCACCTACCGCTCCGGCGACGTTTTCGAGCCCGCAGAGATGAGCGAGCGAACGATGCAGTATTCGTACCTCCAGGACAACGAATACTACTTCATGGACACCCAGACCTACGAGCAGGTGATGCTCACCGCCGACCAGGTGGGGGACGCCAAGGACTTCATCATCGACAACCTGGAAATGGACATCCTGTTTTTCCAGGACCGGGCCATCGGCATCACCCTTCCCAACTTCGTCGATCTCAATGTGGTGAAGGCCGACCCCTGGGCCAAGGGCGATTCCGTTGCAGGCGACTCCAAGCCCGTGACCATGGGGACCGGCCTCGTGATCCAGGTTCCGCCGTTCATCGAGGAAGGCGACAAGATCACCGTGGACACCCGCACCAGGGCCTACGTCACCCGCGCCAAGAAATAG